Sequence from the Rutidosis leptorrhynchoides isolate AG116_Rl617_1_P2 chromosome 3, CSIRO_AGI_Rlap_v1, whole genome shotgun sequence genome:
AAACAAATTCCACAATTCACGATTCAAGATAATAATATTTTTGAAAATTACATACCTGATCCGAAATCATCGAAAGAAAAACTGATAAGGTTTGCTGAAATCGAAAGAATAATGATAACCGGATCATTCGATTGACGATGAAAACGTAACTGGTAATATGAAACCATCTTCTTGACAGTAATCGAAGCCCTAATTTCTCAATATTATGCAGCTGACGATGGTATGCAGAAATCACTGCCCTAATCGAAGCCCTAAGATCTTGACGATGGTACGGAGATGATCAGATGATATCGATGGTGATGGTGGTTTTCTAGGGTTTTCAATTTTTGAGAGACAGAAAGAATGTGAACGTGATTGAAACGTAATTTTGATTTAATCCGGTGTTTAAGGGGACACGTGTCattatcttataattagttaaaatAATCTAAAATTAGAAGAAAAAAGGATTAGCTAAGGATGAACGTGGTTGCGCCACGTGAATTTATGTTACCGATTTAGTTatgtagatagatagatagatattatattatacctatatctaaaagagaGAGTCCAAATGAATAGTAGGGGTATTTTCGACTttcccaattttttttttaaatacttaaCAAAATTTCATTTGCACAACAAAGCCCCCTACACTTTTATTTGCACAAATCGCCCCCTCATACAGGGGTATAAACTgtcaaattattattttcataaaaaatcttaagtaaactccactcaaatattcaacgggtcatatcttctcgctcgcatcgagtcaaatttttccgacaccatcgttaaacccgaaataattttaggaacacaatgtcactagctatacgcaaaacggacgctttttaaaaaacgctaaatatttggggtacttttcatacacgtttattttgcgttaaatttttaaaaatcgaaaattccatagcgaaacgcagagatgcacacatattgttaatttaaaataacatttaaatctttcacgggttatacattttagttcgactcgagttgcgcttcaacgacatcatcgttagccacgaaataattttacaaactaaactaaacgcaataaaatacattgaatatCGAacacccggcgcgaagcgagggttcgaacactagctATATCTAAAAGAGAGAGGGGTAATGAATAGTGCTCAAGGGCATTTTTgacttttcatattttttttttaacttaactaaatttcatttgcaCAACAAAACCCCCCACACTttctttgaaaaatcaaatcggcCCCTCATACAGGGGGATAAaagtgtcaaattaccattttcataaaaaatcttaaataaactccactcaaatattcaacgggccatatcttctcgctcgcaacgagtcaaATTTTTCTGacgccatcgttaaactcgaaataattttaggaacacaatgtcactagctatacgcaaaacggacgcattttaaaaaacgctaaatatttggggtacgtttcatacacgttgattttgcgttaaatttttaaaagtcggcaatttcatagcgaaacgcggagatgcacatatattgttaacttaaaataacatttaaatcttttacGGGTTATactttttagttcgactcgagttgcgcttcaacgacatcatcgttagccacgaaataattttacaaactaaacgcaacaaaatacattgaaaaccgaacccccggcgcgaagcgagggttcgtacaCTAGTTAATATTAATGGGTGAAGTGAATTTAGATTCTGAAGATTGAGAAGCAAAAACAACTTTTTCCTGAACCCAACCCCGTGGTACCTCCGCCATCTTCAATGGCTGTTCTCCATAGATCCCGATTAAATTTATTATCATCATCACTGCTATTAGTTCTCATACAATTATGTTTTGTATCTATTTTCACATGTTCTTCATTCGCACGCGCATCTGTGTACGTTTATTTTTCTTTCACCTGCTTATTCATGTTTCAAACCCTAGTTTTTTTCAGTCGTTGCTAAATCAGATGACCTTCTGAGTAAATATTCGAGTTTTTGGTTCAATCGTCGCTTTTGATGTAACAACTGTTCGTTAGCTATTAGTTAAGTCTGTTTGTGTTAATTTGATCTTTAATTCAGATTTGGGGTGTATAGACAACTTAGGGTTTATGTCATGAATTGTATTATAATTGTGAATTTTGATTGAGTTTTGAATTATCGATAGCATCGTTTAGATGATTGTTAAGCTTGTTAATTTGTTTGTTAATATTAGTTGAAGAAGATCTGAGTATGTATAGATTGATCATTGTATCCTGCTTATAAGGTGAATGATTAATTTCTAATCATGAGGTTTTTCTTATACTTATTTACTATTATTACTCGATGCTTGAGTTATGAATGTATGTCATCTGAGCAGATCAGGTCATGTATTATTTAATGGTTGTATGTTAAAATTCTGTACAATAAGTTATCTGAATTGAACAGCAGTTGCAGTTTCATATCCTTCTGGGTTGGTAAATGATATACAAGTTTACTAATTTGTGTATCCTTGGTCAGTTTTTGGTACAATTGCCTTATAATACGTGTAGTTATTTTTCATGTGCCTATTCATGCAGTTGTTGATCTTATTTGTTTTAAACCAATCTTCACGTACTACAGGATTAGCACTCCCACAATCGTGCATTCCCTTTATGCATGTTACAATTATTATTTGCTACACCTAGATTGTAGAATTTACATATAGATTGGTTTATGCTATAAGGTAAAGTGTATCATGGATTTTATTTTTTATCTCATTTTTTTAACATTAGCATAAACATAAATAGTAGCATAACTGCATAGGTAACCATTTAACTACCACAATGATGGTAAGTTTTAAAATTATGTAGATTAGTTGACAGATGGTGATACTTTGAAGTCTTAACCTTATAACTCATGCTAAAACTGTGTTAAGTATGAATTTACTAATCTATTTCAAAATGACAAAATCTTGTTAAAAGTTTGTACAAAAAATTAATTATGGTGACACTACAAACACCATTTCTGCATATTGTATCCACATATTTTAGTTTAGTCCAACAAACATAATTTTAGAACATTTTCACATTTATTATCAACTTTACTTGTATATTTTTACTTCACATATCGGAATTCATGGTTCTTTCtggtcggaggtccctaggaagcagcctctctgctctacagaatagggagggacgacttcctctacctggggaccgttaggtatccgtgggtggaggaatgacttcccttttactttagggtagaggaaaggactATCTACATCTAACGTCCCCCATACTCCACcttagtggaattgggtattgttgttgttgttgttgtttcacatttataatttattaataagTTAACTAGTTGGAAGGTAGACTTTTCAATGTATATAGATGAACCACCTGAAGCTAATGTTGTAGAAACTTGTTTAAGGTTAAATGAATATGTAGTTATTGGTTAATTCGGTTAGGTTTTTGAAGCGAACTTAAACCGAACCAGAAGTTTCAGTGAATCAAAAAACCATAACCTTACTTATTGAATTTTGCTCTGGTTCAATTATTTTGTTTTTGTTAAACCTAAAACATTGTTGTGTTTTTCTGCACATGTTATGTAGATAATAAGTTTTCAATATTGTTGACTTGAGCtgttttcattttatttatttctttgttGATTTATAGGAATGGAGGTGCTTACACTATTAACGGTAGAGTGAAAATTCCTGGTATGTAATTGTTATTGTGGAGCTTTTAAAACGTTACACTATTTATTTGTAGAGTGAGCTATTTCAATTGATATtatgtaataatttaattaaatgcaAGTTTTGGTTAAAATTTGATATTTTAGGTTTTGGTGCAAAAGGGTTTGGTCTGCCAGTTAAGGCTAACAATGTCAAAGTAATTTTGAATGGTGGTCAGCAAGTTACCTTTCTTAAGCCTGATGGTTACTTCTCATTGTATCCTACCAGTTTAACTGTTTATTTCCTTTCTTAAATTTTTACTCGTAgaacattattattatatctataataataataataataataataatatttggattGCATCAGTGAGGATGATAATCTATCATTTATCACTGTACAATTTCCTTCACTAAAACACTCCCAGCCACAATGTCCCAGCTGGAACTCATCTTATCGAAGTTGATGCCATCGGTTACTTGTTTTCGCCCGTCAGTTTTTCTCTCCTCCTTTTTCTTTTATCAAAATTAGACACATTTATtcctaaaattttattttatttttatattttttaatttatatatataaatccagGTTCGTGTGGATGTGAGTGCCAGAAACCCGGGTAAGGTTCAGGCGGCGCTGACAGAGAACCGAAGAGGTCTAAGTGAGCTTGTCTTGGAGCCTTTGAGAGAAGAACAATATTACGAGGTAATGTTTTTTGTGTGATTAGTAAGTAC
This genomic interval carries:
- the LOC139899101 gene encoding ER membrane protein complex subunit 7 homolog; this encodes MAVLHRSRLNLLSSSLLLVLIQLCFVSIFTCSSFARASVNGGAYTINGRVKIPGFGAKGFGLPVKANNVKVILNGGQQVTFLKPDGYFSFHNVPAGTHLIEVDAIGYLFSPVRVDVSARNPGKVQAALTENRRGLSELVLEPLREEQYYEIREPFNVMSIVKSPMGLMIGFMVVVVFLMPKLVENMDPEEIRKAQEEMRNQGVPSIANLMPGAAGRSN